The genomic interval TTTGGGCAGTCCACTTCCTTGCTGCGATTCCAATCTCCTGATTGTTGTTCTGTTTACTAGTCGTTCAGTGAAACCCATCCTTCTGCCATAGCTAATTAGCCCCTAAGATCTCTCTCCCCACATTAAGGGTCTTTTCCCTTGCCTTCCTCTCTGCGGGGTTAATACTTGCCTCAAGCAATCCTGTAATTCTGCCACAGTGTTTTATCACATCCAGCAAACCTCTAACTATGGGAGCCACATACTTGGATAACCAGTGACGTAGGTGAGGTCTGTCCTGGAACATCTGTCATTCATCAGTTGCTTTCTGTTGCATCAGTTGCATCATGCTGCTTTCTGTACACTCTCTGTCCCATGATCTATGGTCGGGTCTCAATCCTAAGCAAATCACCCCTCTCTGATAGATCCAACCTCCTACCCAACAGGCAGCACTCTGAGTTAAAGACCACAGTTTTCTCTGGTCACCCACCACTAAAAATACTTCTGGCCCCCAGAAGCCTTGGGCCTCTGCCTCTGACAAATGATTCAATCAACCCCTGCCAGAGATACTCTCTAAACATATCCAGTTTCTGATTCCCATGAAAGTCTGCTATACTTTTCCTGGAACTTTGCTGTCTTGGCTGCTGTGTACCACACTGTTTTAGTAACAGTTTGCAGACCATGACCATCATCAAAGGTTTCATCTTTAATTAGGGGTCGTAATGTGATTTCCTCATCATCAGATGTACTGCTGCTAATAGGGTTGTTAGAGTGGGCTTTAGTCAAAGCAATTTTCCATCCCGTCCACAATTTGAGTTGTTAACTTTCTTTGAAGGTTCAGTAACAAAAGTATTCCCGACCAAGCTCAGCACCAGcacatctggggaaaaaagggctgAGGGGACCCCAAAGCTGGGGATATCCCAAACAaggtggtgggggggggggggttgggcAGGGATTTTAGGGAGGATATTTGGGGTCCCTGAGGTTTGGGGGGCTCAGAGGGTACCCCAGGGATGGcagggatcacagaatcacacagaatcacagaatcaccgggttggaagagactttcaagttcaccgagtccaacccatgccctaacaccacctcaactaaaccatggcactgagtgccacatccagtctttttttaaacacatccagggatagtgactccaccacctccccgggcagaTGATTCCAGaactttatcactctttcagttaaaaacttcttcctaatatccaacctatatTTCCCTTGGCGCAGCTCCAGACTGTGTCTTCTTGTGCTATCAGTTgttgcctggaaaaagagaccaaccccAACCTGACTACAGCCACCTTTCAGGAAGCagtagagagtgataaggtcacctctgagcctcctctcctccaggataaacaaccccagctccctcagccgctcctcacagcacttgtgttccagacccctcaccagccttgttgcccttctccagcccctcaatgtccttccgAAATtgggggcccagaactggacacagcactcgaggtgcggcctcagcagtgcccagtacaggggaagaatccctgccctggtcctgctggccactccattcctgatccaggccaggagccgttggccttcttggccacatgGGCACACTGCTGCCTCATGTCCAGCCTGCTGTCCATCAGtgcccccaggtccctttctgcctggccgctttccagccactctgtccccagcctgtagcgctgcaggggttgttgtggccaaagtgcaggacctggcacttggtcttgttgaacctcCCATGGTTGGATTTGGGCCCTGGATCCAGCCTGTGCAGGTCCCTgtgcagagccctcctaccctccagcagatccacactcgcacccagcttggtgtcatctgcagatTTGCTGGTGGTGGACTCAATgccctcatccagatcatcaatgaaaatattaaacaaaactggcccagcacagacccctgagggacaccactggtgactggccaccaactggatgcagcaccgtTCACCAGCACTCTCTGGGCCCGGCCATCCAGAcagttcttaacccagcaaagagtgctcctgtccaaaccatgggctgcagcttttccaggagtatgctgtgggagacagtgtcaaaggccttgctgaagtccaaacaGACAACGTCCACAGCCTTTACTGCACCCACCAggcaggtcacctggtcatagaaggagatcaggttggtcgAACACGACCTACCCCTCCTAAACCCAcgctggctgggtctgatccccCGGCCATTCTGTaggtgctgtgtgatggcactcaaAATAAACTGTTCCATTACCTTGTCAGGTACCAAGGTCAGACTGACTGGCCTGTAATTCCCAGGATCTCCTTCCTACCCTTCTTGCAAATGGCTGTCACActggccagcttccagtcagctggaaCCTCACCAGTGAGCCAGGACTGTTGGTAAACGATGGAGAGCAGCTTTGCAagctcatctgccagctccctcatcaccctgGCATGGATCCCATCTGGTCCCATAGATTTATGAACACCCAAGTGGCTCAGCAGTTCTATGACTGCCTCCTCCTGGATAACAGGGACCGTCCTGCTCCCTGACACCATCTACCAGCCCAGGAGGACAGTTGTCCTGAGGACAAGCTGTCCTTTTGataaagactgaggcaaagaagggggttaaacacctctgccttctcctcaTCTGTAATCACTAAATTCCCTTCTGCATCCAGTAGTGAACTGAGCTTGTTTTTACCCTTTCTTTTGCCAttaatgtatttgtaaaataattttttattatccttcaGGATGGGCAGGtttgaggggatttggggttccagGGTAGGTTTTGTGAGTTTGTGGAGGGTTCTGAAGTTCGGGAGGGGTCTCCAAGGCATGAGGAAgtggggggatttggggttccagggcagagctggggctgggagggtcCGTTCTGGGGTCCTTCCTGCACCCCTCAGGCGCAGCACCGGCCGGGCtgcagcgccccctgccggtGCAGCGCCCCcgcgggccccgcccccgctCAGCAGCGCCGCGAGCGGCAGCAGCGGGAACAGCAGCGGCATCAGCAGCGACACCGGGAACAGCAGCGGGAACAGCAGCGGCAGCGGGAACGGCAGCGGGAACAGCAGCGGGAACAGCAGCGGGAACAGCAGCGGGAACAGCACCAGGAACAGCGGCGGGAACAGCGGCGGGAACAGCAGCGGGAACAGCAGCGGCAACAGCAGCGGCAGCGGGAACGGCAGCGGGAACAGCAGCGGGAACAGCAGCGGGAACAGCAGCGGGAACAGAAGCGGCAACAGCAGCGGCAGCGGGAACAGCAGCGGGAACAGCAGCGGGAACAGCACCAGGAACAGCGGCGGGAACAGCAGCGGGAACAGAAGCGGCAACAGCAGCGGCAGCGGGAACGGCAGCGGGAACAGCAGCGGGAACAGCAGCGGGAACAGCACCAGGAACAGCGGCGGGAACAGCGGCGGGAACAGCAGCGGCAACAGCAGCGGCAGCGGGAACGGCAGCGGGAACAGCAGCGGGAACAGCAGCGGGAACAGCACCAGGAACAGCAGCGGCAACAGCAGCGGCAACAGCAGCGGGAACAGCACCAGGAACAGCAGCGGCAACAGCAGCGGCAACAGCGGCGGGAACAGCAGCGGCAGCGGGAACGGCAGCGGGAACAGCAGCGGGAACAGCAGCGGGAACAGCAGCGGGAACAGCAGCGGCAGCGGGAACGGCAGCGGGAACAGCAGCGGGAACAGCAGCCGCAccagcagcctggcagtgcccagagcCCCCGCTAGCCGCGCTCCCTGCAACCCTCTAAGGGggcccctcagccctgccccatAGAGGGGACCCTGTTGAAGCCCCACCCCCAGAACTCCGCCCATGGGTGGGTGCAACCTCAGGGGCTGCTCCGCTGTTAATGGTGGGTTCTAAGCCCCACCCCCCGCAGGCAGCCCTACCCACTTTCAAACCACCCCTAAGCGCCGCCCCAAAAGCCGTGACCCCGCTCATAAAGCGAACCCCCTAAGCGCTGCCGCCTAGGTGACCCACCCCCCCCACCACTATAAATGGGACCCCTTAGGCTCCAAGACCTTCCTGGTCCCCATCCTGGGGGGATGCCCTCACCCAAAAtacccccagagcccccctcCCTGTGAGTTCTTCTCCCCTCCAGAGTCCCCTGCTGGGGTGCCtcacccccaaatcccttccaTCCTCCCTGTCAACAGCACTAAGGggttaaaaaatttaattagttCATTTATTGGGGTGTGGCAGAACTGGGAGGGTCCCCAATAGGGTGGAGGTCCCAGGTAGGTTCCCCTGGGGGTGGCATTCTGGTGAGGGGGTCCCAGGGGGATCATGGGTTGGGGTCCTCAATAATCTGACGGGTGCTGGAGTAAGGAATGGGACCTCCACCCTGGGATGGGTCCCTGGAGGGGTTGTTGGGCATCCTGAGGTGGGGGTCCAATAGGGGGGAGTCTGTGGAGTGGGCCGCCATGGGGggtcttggggagggggatcCCAAAACTTATTAGGCATGTAAGGACAGGGCCCCAGCGTGGGGGACTTCATGGGGGTTGCCAGCATGATGGTCCCATAGGAGCTCCCAGTAAGATTAGGGACGTGAGATTGTCAGGAGAGAGCGCCAGGGTACAGGGGTCCCAGGGAGTGGGTCTCTGTACAGGGGTTCAGGGGGTCCCCCTTCAGATGCCCCCCCCCTCGAGGCCCCGCAGGCGCCGGGCCAGCTGCAGATCCTTGGGGAACAGGGTGACTCGGCGGGCATGCAGCGAGCACAGGTACGCGTCCTCCAGCAGCCGCACAGTGAAGgcctctgctgcctgcatcCCAAAACCTGAGATGGttccccaaaacccccagcaTGCCCCAacccccacagctcccctggGGGCAGCgaccccccaaaacacacccCCAGAGGGCAGGATCCCTCCAAACCCACCCACGGTGGACTGGGGGGACCGAAACACCCTGTGCTTCTAAATGTGTGAGGGGGGACCAACACCCAGTGACCCACCCCCATTCCCCAACAGATCCTGGGGATAAGGGaccccccccagcacccagaggtCTCCCAGAGACCCTCTCAACATCCAAGGAACTCTGTCCCAGAACCCATAGGTCCCCCCAGCCCATGGAGACCGTCCTAGACTCCCCCTCAGCACACATCAGACCCCCCTGGCAAACCTCTCAGCCCCATCCAAGCACCCAGAGACCTTCCTGGACTTCCCCAGCCCCCCAGaggcacccccagcacccccagaccctcctgcagcacccacagaACCCCTTCCCCCAACGCCCATGGAAACCTTCTCAGCACCCATGAGatcccccacagccccctgggacccctccccacccccttAAGCTCCCTGGACAcccctgcagcacccagaggactcctccagctcctctgtggcCCCTTCCACCACGCCTGGGCCCCTGACCCCTacctcctgcagtgccagcagggccaTGCGCTGCCAGCGGTAATCGACCCCCCGGGTgaagagcaggcagagctcccgcacctggggcagggagggggtcACATGGAGGCATTGGGGTCACAGGGAgtggggggacatggggacaacATGGAGGGAATATGGGGGACATGAGGACACCCCAGGCTGGGGCCACCACCCTGGCAACACCCTGGAGACATGGGGACACTGTCCTGGGGACATCCCCAGGACCTGGGGACACCCTTGTTGTCACCCTGGCAacactttggggacaccccagggacaggaACACCTGGGGATATCCTGGGGACTGGGGATGATGGGGACACCCTGCATAGACCCCAGGTGCGGGGCAGGGGGAAGCACCACATTGGGAACATCTTGGGAACACCCTTGGGCATGGGAACATGGGGACACTCCCCTGAGGACACCCCGATGGGACAGGGGGGACAGTGCCAGCACGGGGGAAGGGGCACAGGGAACACACAATCCATGCAGCCCCTGAGGGTGGGGGGACACAAGGATGTCTGGAAGGACAAAACGACATTGGGGGACATGCAAGGATGTTGGGGGAGGACAGGGCCACCGTGTCATGAGGATGGGGGGGACAAGGACATGGGGAGGGCTGGAACAGGGTTGACGGGGGGCCCTGGGGGAAGGGGGTGGTCCTGAGGGGCCCCAGAGGGTGATACGGGGCTCTGGGAACCTGGTAGGTCTGGAGGGGGTTGGACAGTCCCAGTGGGTGTTTGGGGCAGGGTCCAAGGGTAGACTGGAGGGTTCCAGGTTGGATTTCAGGGGTCCCAGGTCAGATTTGGGGGTTGGATTTGAAGGGGTTGTTTGAGGGGTCCCAGTGGGTAATTGGGGgagtcctgtgaggagctgaaGGGTCCCAGGGCGGGTTTGAAGGCTCTGGGAGAGGTTGCAGGGTCCAAGAGGGTTGATCTGGGGTCTCCCAGGGTGGATTTGGGGATCCCAGGAGAGGGGATCCAGAGGGGTTTGGGAGACCCCAGATAATGGGAGGTCCTGGGGTGGATTTAGGGGGGTCatggagggatttgggggtcccaaAGTAGATTTTATGGGTATCTGAGAGAATCTGTGGGGTCCCAGGGGAGCCCATGGGGGATGTTGGGAAGGTTCTGTGGGGGAAATGGGGGTGTCCGGGGATTTTGGGGCGCAGGAGTTTTCATTCTGGGATGTGGGGGGTTCTCACCAGGCGGGCGAAGGGGCCAGGGCGCAGCAGCAGGCGGGTGCTGCTCTGGTACCTGCGGATCTCCTGCAGTGCTCGCTGACCCGGGCGGCGCCCTGGGGGACATTAGATGGGGGTCTGTGGGGGCTTTAGGGGATCTATTTGGCCTAGAGGGGCACAGGTGGGGGCCTCTGAGGGAACATGGGGGGTATAGGAGATCTATAGGGCCTGTGAGGACACAGAGGGCTATAGGGGATCTGTGGGGGTCTATAGGAgctggggggacaggggaaaGCTGTGGGGGGTATAAGGGATCTATAAGGTCTGGGGGGACATCGGGGGTATGAGGGATCTATAGGGGCTACAGGGGATGGCCGATAATGGGGAGCTATCGGGGACAGGGAGTATGGGGGGGTTATAGGGAATAGGGTATAGGGGAGAGGGAGTGTGGGGTGACTATAGGTGACGGAGGCCTATAGGGGTATATAGGGCACAGGTTGCGGGCGGGGGAGAATAACGGGGGGAGGGTCCCTAAGGGCAGTTCTATAGTGGGGTCCATAGGAGTGCTCTGGAGGGGGGCCTAAAAGGGGGCTCGATGTGGGAGGTCCATAGCGGGTGTCTATAAGGGGAGTCCCCCACCCCTCACTCACTGCGTGCCCGCGGCCGGGGCgatgggggggctggggggcggCCGCGCCGTCGGGGGGTGGGCTTGGGGCGGGGCA from Corvus moneduloides isolate bCorMon1 unplaced genomic scaffold, bCorMon1.pri scaffold_98_arrow_ctg1, whole genome shotgun sequence carries:
- the LOC116439085 gene encoding circumsporozoite protein-like, with protein sequence MRKWGDLGFQGRAGAGRVRSGVLPAPLRRSTGRAAAPPAGAAPPRAPPPLSSAASGSSGNSSGISSDTGNSSGNSSGSGNGSGNSSGNSSGNSSGNSTRNSGGNSGGNSSGNSSGNSSGSGNGSGNSSGNSSGNSSGNRSGNSSGSGNSSGNSSGNSTRNSGGNSSGNRSGNSSGSGNGSGNSSGNSSGNSTRNSGGNSGGNSSGNSSGSGNGSGNSSGNSSGNSTRNSSGNSSGNSSGNSTRNSSGNSSGNSGGNSSGSGNGSGNSSGNSSGNSSGNSSGSGNGSGNSSGNSSRTSSLAVPRAPASRAPCNPLRGPLSPAP
- the CENPA gene encoding histone H3-like centromeric protein A codes for the protein MPRPKPTPRRRGRPPAPPSPRPRARRRRPGQRALQEIRRYQSSTRLLLRPGPFARLVRELCLLFTRGVDYRWQRMALLALQEAAEAFTVRLLEDAYLCSLHARRVTLFPKDLQLARRLRGLEGGGI